A single genomic interval of Dyella sp. GSA-30 harbors:
- the parE gene encoding DNA topoisomerase IV subunit B gives MNTRYNAADIEVLSGLDPVKRRPGMYTDTTRPNHMAQEVIDNSVDEALAGHAKNIEVIVHSDGSVEVSDDGRGMPVDIHPEEGIPGVELILTRLHAGGKFSGKNYNFSGGLHGVGVSVVNALSDRVEVTIRRDGNEYRMAFEHGDRVSELEVIGTVPKKKTGTTVHFWPEAKYFDSPRISLSKLKHLLRAKAVLCAGLNVKLTDEASGEVIQWHYEDGLSDYLRGELDGAELLPAELFVHHVARDTEGLDVALAWIPEGELVQESYVNLIPTAQGGTHVNGLRSGLTNAIREFCDFRNLLPRGVKLAPEDVWERLAFVLSAKLQDPQFAGQTKERLSSRQAAAMVENVVHDAFSLWLNQHVDLGERIAQLAIERASARLKAAKQVVRKKITQGPALPGKLADCSATDLTRTELFLVEGDSAGGSAKQARDKDFQAILPLRGKILNTWEVESTSVLASEEVHNLAIAIGCDPGKDDLSGLRYGKVVILADADSDGLHIATLLAALFLRHFPSLVREGHVFVAMPPLFRVDVGKQVFYCLDENEKAAMLQKIEREKMKGQVSVTRFKGLGEMNPGQLRESAIHPDTRRLVQLTIEEGDATAKLMDMLLAKKRASDRKAWLEEKGDLATLEV, from the coding sequence ATGAACACCCGCTATAACGCCGCCGATATCGAAGTCCTTTCCGGCCTTGACCCGGTCAAGCGCCGCCCCGGCATGTACACCGATACCACGCGCCCGAACCATATGGCGCAGGAAGTCATCGATAACTCGGTGGACGAAGCCCTGGCCGGGCACGCCAAGAACATCGAGGTCATCGTGCATAGCGACGGCTCGGTCGAGGTGAGCGACGACGGCCGCGGCATGCCGGTGGACATCCATCCGGAAGAAGGCATCCCGGGCGTCGAGTTGATCCTGACCCGCCTGCATGCGGGCGGCAAGTTCTCCGGCAAGAACTACAACTTCTCCGGCGGCCTGCACGGCGTGGGCGTATCGGTGGTCAACGCATTGTCCGATCGCGTGGAGGTCACCATCCGCCGCGACGGCAACGAATACCGCATGGCGTTCGAGCACGGCGACCGTGTCAGCGAACTGGAAGTCATCGGTACTGTGCCGAAGAAGAAGACCGGCACCACCGTGCACTTCTGGCCGGAAGCGAAGTATTTCGATTCGCCCAGGATTTCGCTCTCCAAGCTCAAGCATCTGCTGCGCGCCAAGGCCGTGCTGTGCGCCGGCTTGAACGTGAAGCTCACCGACGAAGCCAGCGGCGAAGTCATCCAGTGGCATTACGAAGACGGCCTCAGCGACTATCTGCGCGGTGAGCTCGATGGCGCCGAGCTGCTGCCGGCCGAATTGTTCGTGCATCACGTCGCACGCGACACGGAAGGTCTCGACGTCGCACTGGCCTGGATCCCCGAAGGTGAACTGGTCCAGGAAAGCTATGTCAACCTGATTCCCACCGCGCAAGGCGGCACGCACGTCAACGGCCTGCGCTCGGGCCTGACCAATGCGATCCGCGAATTCTGCGACTTCCGCAACCTGCTGCCGCGCGGCGTCAAGCTCGCGCCTGAAGACGTGTGGGAACGCCTCGCCTTTGTGCTGTCAGCCAAGCTGCAAGACCCGCAGTTCGCCGGCCAGACCAAGGAACGCCTGTCCTCGCGCCAGGCCGCGGCCATGGTGGAAAACGTCGTGCACGATGCTTTCAGCTTGTGGCTGAACCAGCATGTGGATCTGGGCGAACGCATCGCCCAGCTGGCGATCGAACGTGCCAGCGCGCGCCTGAAGGCCGCCAAGCAGGTCGTACGCAAGAAGATCACCCAGGGCCCCGCCCTGCCCGGCAAGCTGGCCGACTGCTCGGCCACCGATCTCACCCGCACGGAACTGTTCCTGGTCGAGGGCGATTCGGCCGGCGGCAGCGCCAAGCAGGCGCGCGACAAGGACTTCCAGGCGATCCTGCCGCTGCGCGGCAAAATCCTCAACACCTGGGAAGTCGAGTCGACCTCGGTGCTGGCCTCCGAGGAAGTCCACAATCTGGCCATCGCCATTGGCTGCGATCCGGGCAAGGACGATCTTTCCGGGCTGCGTTACGGCAAGGTCGTGATCCTGGCCGACGCCGATTCGGACGGTCTGCATATCGCCACCCTGCTCGCCGCGCTGTTCCTGCGTCACTTCCCGTCACTGGTGCGCGAAGGCCACGTGTTCGTCGCGATGCCGCCGCTGTTCCGCGTCGACGTGGGCAAGCAGGTGTTCTATTGCCTGGACGAAAACGAAAAAGCAGCGATGCTGCAGAAGATCGAACGCGAGAAGATGAAGGGCCAGGTCAGCGTCACCCGCTTCAAGGGTCTGGGCGAGATGAACCCGGGCCAGTTGCGCGAGTCGGCGATCCACCCCGATACGCGCCGCCTGGTGCAGCTCACCATCGAGGAAGGCGATGCCACCGCCAAATTGATGGACATGTTGCTGGCCAAGAAGCGCGCCAGCGATCGCAAGGCATGGCTGGAAGAGAAAGGTGATCTGGCTACGCTGGAAGTCTGA
- a CDS encoding 3-hydroxyanthranilate 3,4-dioxygenase has product MSLSPPLNLQRWIDEHRHLLKPPVGNKCIVDGDFIVMIVGGPNARTDYHHDEGPEYFYQLEGEMVLKVQDEGQARDIPIRAGEMFYLPPRVPHSPQRMPDSIGLVIERRRLAHEKDGLLWFCERCNHKLYEEYFVLDSIERDFPPVFERFYRSRDARTCDACGHLNPAPAKYDAA; this is encoded by the coding sequence ATGAGCCTCTCCCCACCGCTTAACCTGCAACGCTGGATCGACGAACATCGGCACTTGCTCAAGCCGCCGGTCGGCAACAAATGCATTGTCGATGGCGACTTCATCGTGATGATCGTCGGCGGGCCGAATGCGCGCACTGACTATCACCACGACGAAGGTCCGGAGTATTTCTACCAGCTCGAAGGCGAGATGGTGCTGAAGGTGCAGGACGAGGGTCAGGCACGCGACATCCCGATCCGGGCCGGCGAGATGTTTTATCTGCCGCCGCGCGTGCCGCATTCGCCGCAACGCATGCCCGACTCGATCGGGCTGGTGATCGAACGCCGCCGTCTTGCCCACGAAAAAGACGGGCTGCTGTGGTTCTGCGAGCGGTGCAATCACAAGCTGTATGAAGAGTATTTCGTGCTTGACAGCATCGAGCGCGATTTCCCGCCGGTTTTCGAACGGTTTTATCGCTCGCGTGATGCGCGTACTTGCGATGCTTGTGGGCATTTGAATCCGGCGCCGGCGAAGTACGACGCGGCTTAA
- a CDS encoding NUDIX hydrolase produces the protein MPLSLLLDDYASRCPDDEAAQQFANFLRDTPAAFERSNREGHFTGSSWLVSADGERVLLMHHRKLGRWLQPGGHADGDPDLARVALREAEEETGLVDLVVEPAIFDIDRHWIPERGQEPGHWHYDVRYVVRARGSEAFVLNEESLALAWRDIRGMVEDETLDVSLRRMARLWLAGAPD, from the coding sequence ATGCCGTTATCCCTTTTGCTGGACGACTATGCGTCGCGCTGTCCCGATGACGAAGCTGCGCAGCAATTCGCCAATTTTCTGCGCGATACACCCGCTGCGTTCGAGCGCAGCAACAGGGAAGGGCACTTCACCGGTTCATCCTGGTTGGTCAGCGCCGACGGCGAGCGAGTGCTGTTGATGCATCATCGAAAGCTTGGTCGCTGGCTGCAGCCGGGCGGGCATGCCGATGGCGACCCTGATCTGGCGCGCGTCGCCTTGCGCGAAGCCGAGGAAGAAACGGGCCTGGTCGATCTGGTGGTCGAACCGGCTATCTTCGACATCGACCGTCACTGGATTCCCGAGCGGGGCCAGGAGCCGGGGCATTGGCATTACGACGTGCGCTATGTCGTTCGTGCGCGCGGTAGTGAGGCGTTCGTGTTGAATGAAGAGTCGTTGGCGCTTGCGTGGCGGGATATTCGCGGGATGGTCGAAGACGAGACGTTGGATGTTTCGTTGCGGCGTATGGCCAGGCTGTGGCTCGCCGGGGCGCCTGATTGA